The proteins below are encoded in one region of Sminthopsis crassicaudata isolate SCR6 chromosome 1, ASM4859323v1, whole genome shotgun sequence:
- the FANCD2 gene encoding Fanconi anemia group D2 protein: MFGKRRLSRPEDRRSLTDDYATKKNEASKKPRKSLGQNEVVENDNTFVKLLKTAGVTLKTGEKQNQLAVDQVIFQKKLSQALRKHPSYPKVLEEFIGGLESYIEDRDCFRNCLLSCERLQEEETSMATPYYKSLIKLLLGIDNLQPAIIRILFEKLPEFLYESTNNDGLNMPRLIINQFKWLDRIVDGKDLTTKIMQLISIAPVTLQHDLITSLPEIIGDSQHGDVAEELSDLLVKNTVLTVPILDVLSSLRLDPKLLSKVRHLVMAKLSAVTLDNLPVIIKFILHAVTVTDALEVISELRKKLDLEYCILPPQLQTSQSKLKNKGPMSSGNQENGHQDCVSLLFDVIKSAVRYERAISEAWIKAIENIDSVSDHKVLDLLMLLIIYSVNTQSKKYIERVLRNKVQSGCILEQLLQSTFCTYMSVLRDVFPSILSLAQSLLHSTEQSVISFGSLLYKYAFVSFDTYYQQEVIGALVTHVCSGNDAEVDIALEVLSELVVLNLSAVRLYAVFVKGILDYLDNLAPSQIRKLFHILSTLAFSKGHEDSSHIQDDMYLVIRKQLSSTVFKYKLIGIIGAITMVGSMAADSDASGPTSDGAELSSERCKQMTSLLQLVHSCSEQSPQASALYYDEFASLIAKGKLPPKTLEWIEQTICNDFQDAFVVDLSALPKVSDYPFRSKPCMAWMKMKVKMELPSIFCHFSCIRILRAIWVQ; this comes from the exons CTGTGGATCAAGTAATTTTCCAAAAGAAGCTCTCTCAAGCTTTGAGGAAACACCCTTCTTATCCCAAAGTAT TAGAAGAATTTATTGGTGGCCTGGAGTCCTACATAGAAGATCGAGACTGTTTTAGGAACTGCCTCTTGTCTTGTGAACGACTACAGGAAGAGGAGACAAG CATGGCCACTCCTTACTATAAGAGCCTCATTAAACTGTTGCTGGGGATTGACAATTTACAG cCTGCCATTATCAGAATCTTATTTGAAAAGTTGCCAGAGTTTCTTTATGAGAG CACTAATAATGATGGACTCAACATGCCTCGACTTATTATCAATCAGTTCAAATGGCTTGACAGGATTGTTGATGGCAAG GACCTTACAACCAAGATTATGCAGCTGATCAGTATTGCACCAGTGACCCTGCAGCATGACCTCATAACCAGTTTGCCTGAGATAATTGGAGACTCACAACATGGTGATGTGGCTGAAGAGCTGAG TGACCTTCTGGTGAAGAATACAGTGCTGACAGTTCCCATCCTGGATGTGCTTTCTAGTCTCCGCCTTGATCCAAAGCTTCTGTCTAAg gtGCGCCACTTAGTGATGGCTAAACTGTCTGCTGTGACACTGGACAATTTACCTGTGATAATAAAGTTCATTCTTCATGCAGTGACAGTCACAGATGCATTAGAG GTGATTTCTGAGCTTCGGAAAAAGTTGGATCTAGAATACTGTATTTTGCCACCTCAGCTGCAAACTTCCCAGAGCAAGTTGAAAAATAAAGGTCCTATGAG TTCTGGAAATCAAGAAAACGGCCATCAGGATTGTGTTTCTCTCCTCTTTGATGTGATCAAGTCAGCTGTTCGCTATGAAAGAGCCATTTCAGAAGCATGGATTAAG gcAATTGAAAACATTGATTCTGTGTCTGACCACAAG GTTCTTGATCTGCTGATGCTTCTGATCATCTATAGTGTCAACACTCAAAGCAAGAAGTACATTGAGAGAGTCCTGAGAAACAAGGTTCAGTCGGGCTGCATCCTGGAGCAGCTACTTCAGAGCACCTTCTGCACATACATGTCG GTTCTCAGAGATGTCTTTCCATCCATTTTGTCACTGGCTCAGAGTTTGCTGCACTCCACAGAACAAAGTGTGATTTCTTTTGGCAGCCTTCTTTACAAATATGCCTTTGTATCATTTGACACATATTATCAACAG GAAGTAATTGGCGCTTTAGTGACCCATGTCTGCAGCGGGAATGATGCTGAAGTTGATATTGCTCTAGAGGTGCTCTCAGAGCTGGTGGTTCTCAATCTGTCTGCTGTGAGACTGTATGCTGTCTTTGTGAAG GGCATTCTGGATTACCTGGATAATTTGGCCCCTTCTCAAATACGAAAACTGTTCCATATTCTTAGTACACTGGCTTTTAGCAAAGGACATGAAGACAGCAGCCATATTCAG GATGACATGTACCTGGTGATTCGAAAGCAGCTTTCTAGTACTGTATTCAAATACAAATTAATTGGGATTATTGGTGCCATCACCATGGTGGGTAGTATGGCAGCAGACAG TGATGCTTCTGGCCCCACCTCAGATGGAGCAGAACTGAGCAGTGAGCGCTGCAAACAG ATGACCTCTTTATTACAACTGGTGCACTCTTGCAGTGAacagtctccccaggcctctgcGCTGTATTATGATGAATTTGCCAGCCTCATTGCAAAAGGAAAATTGCCTCCAAAAACTCTG GAGTGGATTGAACAGACCATATGCAATGACTTCCAGGATGCATTTGTGGTGGACCTTTCTGCTCTTCCAAAGGTTAG TGATTATCCCTTCCGGTCAAAGCCTTGTATGGCCTGGATGAAGATGAAAGTCAAGATGGAATTGCCATCAATCTTCTGCCACTTCTCCTGCATCAGAATCTTGAGAGCGATATGGGTGCAATGA